In one window of Denticeps clupeoides chromosome 2, fDenClu1.1, whole genome shotgun sequence DNA:
- the kiaa1217 gene encoding sickle tail protein homolog isoform X1 encodes MSKASRIARPPVAGGASRLPSTRRDIAVGRCPRTLVAGEKLMRTESEGSLRPPAAPRSNGAAQTAQTHTPANTQDGTQSRIRMSTDPQGPQHKPGKGNLKITSPEDSEQLSVRKGASANATGSRPEAKGNRGVSRRHTVGGARGSREILAMQPSEMDKKREAFLEHLKQKYPHHASAIMGHQERLRDQTLQLMLSSLLSEIDMQRYLLKLKHLQQNRRGAQSPTQLSVCGEQVEQLSLGSLDALEVMSEYDALTSPFTRGSRSRASLPVVRSANQTKDRSLGVLLLQYGDDIKQIRMPNEITGLDTVKALFVSAFPQQLSMKMLESPGMAIYIRDDMRNIYYELTDVRNITDHSCLKVYNKDPAHAFRPNNGDIRIHRELMYSGRDGPHPLRQPTVAAHPPHMMQIPISPPTPHHNMPASPSRIPFAGLRPGSALGNSTMPRERMSHTVSAPVATAVRSASPCPSAILERRDVKPDEDLVSKGGPAMREGLYAEPHHLIHHGPPPTPDQLDHVFHTHHSGTLRSYNTEPVAVDHPSLYRQKSRKYTDSQLPTLGSKTPPSSPHRMVPTEIRMIDPHPTQSQSPIVLMDRASPIRQSLRKEGAAIGMETMAKTRSSVPSPAISDFQGHAGHDPEARERMTVMEKQIASLTGLVQHALLKGSNSNGTKESSSDRQMKNGSPVHSSNSAGASSDFPLNGSPASTTPVSSGPRQVNLVYFQKNISDLRLQLQQMRQLQLQNQECMHEQLKRAEQEITARLKELLKQPEEPLQRQRELVDEDRHKYLTMEERVLTQLGDLECYVENLRSAGQRSVGLKEVEDGAVSLRKVGEGLAGLKAEFPSLQGRMRAVLRVEVEAVKFLKEEPHKLDSMLKRVKMLTDTLSTLRRCATDGLQKPLEPVTVWNKDCSAPPKELQDPSSFAAPIVTDPQGSSVRSEVVNLTNMVIHRAQSSPVPTQQSQHSAVPNTVALPQDSNLDPIPSKNHPPQTGSPVKRKKATPSNLEPMPLQSHSTASNRIPSKGATNPSLFIEEIQSSQGIIKSRALSIEAAEKEWEEKRLNMAQYDGKEFEKILQQAEANILRGISNLVVTSGVDGSLAPPAVPENVTEKPDTAVVSIAKENPLSDLSTEKTEKLSRPATAEVEKSATPSLEKKNRVSTQDGTPKLIMEKISKSPPPPPPRKNSSSSTGLTTTRSGEVVFTGRKDSVSTQEGEDTPASPQTKTETPPEVKNKPSTPPPSKVASPITEEEDEGEKIMAELQVFQKCPNQGTGLKGAVEHTRVEPQVREIRPGVIPPLREKKQNSEHREDQNTDIDENGNNTRHQSPGVIYYVTGQISKDTTGLEEPIEFRGQSLCPPTQVSHVNASDQSQRHQQVVTDGHTSIPDSNGLVRPQGPSMRPQKSLSLLVSQKASFTSPMEEPTSPTQGTLHTVKAAPLQVSIEEKVEVPLVRHVSASSPVEEVLLIHSEENSGFKSAGELQVQVRKYDKEEECDEGAGLSPDLPGEEAPPPPDNIAFMITNSKVQPLSTGEYQNLVNAKKGNVQTVTVGKRDSTASVSTADTERNNNKKPVIIIFDEPMDIRSAYKRLSTIFECEEDLERMLSEERIEEESEEYEEEEENCEGLQVKHRPPWGKVYDGKCPEGVISSSVSEDQNCNMRKSSSSSCSSLSEGSVDAKQDFKKKFKFKFPKKQLAALTQALRSGNKSGKKTLQVVVYEDEEEYDGTIRQQKEAKRFEIVRSAPSAPTSSENLKPSSASSADPYCRTDEIRKSTYKTLDSLEQTIKQLETTINEMGPQASEEKSKPPELPKSEGFQTTEMTEQSKPPPTSLSKILGHRSQPSKGPNLKKKPKPQLLPRPATIPSAGVSVTPVPTQKNPTAVSPTSRMPVPASVKARQQTGASDRTSKQQKLQDSQRQLRQANGSAKRSAGDHKTTSPPVSASKIPAFSSSSGKGLSQSAPNSDATNSINSSLHPLSSSSSLPPPHKSSIPSPRPAPNSSSHIPSLSNGALKLAPPTHNTKGLSFSTQTQNGRPSFSSSSNSPSSSSHSSLSPTLLGQGMKSIRTIHTPSFTTSYNRTQNGNSSKSAIPTITSVKDTA; translated from the exons acCCTGCAGCTCATGctgtcctctctcctctctgagATTGATATGCAGAGGTATTTGCTGAAACTCAAGCACCTCCAGCAA AATCGCAGAGGTGCGCAGAGCCCGACGCAGctgtcagtgtgtggggagcaggTGGAGCAGCTGTCCCTGGGCTCACTGGACGCTCTGGAGGTCATGTCTGAGTATGATGCACTCACATCCCCCTTTACCAGGGGCAGCCGGTCCCGAGCGAGCCTGCCGGTGGTCCGATCCGCCAACCAGACCAAGGACCGGTCCCTAG GTGTACTGCTCCTGCAGTACGGGGATGACATCAAGCAGATCCGCATGCCAAATGAGATCACAGGTCTGGACACAGTCAAGGCTCTGTTTGTCAGTGCTTTCCCCCAGCAGCTCAGCATGAAGATGCTTGAGTCACCTGGTATGGCCATCTATATCAGGGATGACATGAGGAACATCTACTACGAGCTCACAGATGTCAG GAACATCACAGACCACTCCTGCCTGAAGGTGTACAACAAAGACCCTGCCCATGCCTTCCGGCCCAATAACGGAGACATCAGG ATCCACAGAGAACTGATGTACTCTGGCCGGGACGGCCCCCACCCACTGCGTCAACCAACTGTGGCCGCGCACCCTCCTCACATGATGCAGATTCCCATCTCTCCCCCAACCCCTCACCACAACATGCCCGCTTCACCCTCCAGAATCCCTTTCGCCGGGCTTCGTCCTGGCAGTGCACTTGGCAACTCCACCATGCCCCGTGAGCGGATGTCACACACTGTCTCTGCCCCTGTGGCAACTGCAGTCCGCTCCGCCTCCCCCTGTCCGAGCGCCATCCTTGAGCGGCGGGACGTTAAACCAGATGAGGACTTGGTCTCTAAAGGTGGTCCAGCCATGAGAGAGGGCTTATATGCAGAACCACATCATCTGATCCATCACGGCCCACCACCCACACCCGACCAGCTGGATCACGTGTTCCACACCCATCACAGCGGCACTCTCCGTTCATATAACACAGAGCCGGTTGCTGTCGATCACCCATCCCTCTACCGACAGAAATCCAGGAAGTACACTGACAGCCAGCTGCCCACACTGGGATCGAAAACCCCTCCTTCCTCACCACATAGGATGGTGCCCACTGAGATACGGATGAttgacccccaccccacccagtcCCAGAGCCCTATAGTGCTGATGGACAGAGCCTCGCCCATACGGCAGTCACTCAGGAAGGAGGGTGCTGCTATTGGCATGGAAACCATGGCAAAGACACGCAGCAGTGTGCCGTCTCCGGCCATATCTGACTTTCAGGGTCATGCTGGACATGACCCGGAGGCGCG AGAGAGAATGACCGTTATGGAGAAGCAAATAGCCAGTCTAACTGGCCTTGTTCAGCATGCACTTTTAAAGGGGTCTAACTCTAATGGCACCAAGGAATCATCCAG tgaCAGGCAAATGAAGAATGGCTCCCCTGTTCACAGCTCAAACAGTGCAG GAGCTTCCTCTGATTTTCCTCTGAATGGCAGCCCTGCATCAACCACACCTGTCAGCTCTGGTCCTAGACAGGTTAACCTTGTCTACTTCCAGAAGAACATCTCAGACCTCCGGCTCCAGCTGCAGCAGATGAGACAACTACAG ctacagAATCAGGAATGCATGCATGAGCAGCTGAAACGGGCAGAGCAGGAGATCACTGCCCGGCTGAAGGAGCTTCTGAAGCAACCCGAGGAGCCtctacagagacagagagagctgGTGGATGAGGACAGACACAAATACCTCACCATGGAGGAGAGGGTCCTCACACAGCTAGg GGATCTGGAATGCTACGTGGAGAATCTGAGGAGTGCCGGGCAGAGGTCAGTTGGTCTCAAAGAGGTGGAGGACGGAGCGGTGAGCCTACGGAAGGTTGGAGAGGGGCTGGCTGGACTCAAAG CGGAGTTCCCATCGCTGCAGGGACGGATGCGGGCAGTGTTGAGGGTAGAAGTGGAGGCAGTAAAATTTCTGAAGGAGGAGCCACACAAGCTGGACAGCATGCTGAAGAGAGTGAAGATGCTCACAGACACACTGAGTACTCTCAGGAG GTGTGCCACAGATGGCCTGCAGAAACCTTTAGAACCTGTTACCGTGTGGAACAAGGACTGTAGTGCCCCTCCAAAAGAGCTGCAGGATCCTTCATCATTTGCAGCACCCATCGTGACTGATCCTCAGGGTTCCTCTGTGAGGTCAGAGGTTGTGAACTTAACTAACATGGTCATTCACCGTGCCCAGAGCTCACCGGTGCCAACACAGCAATCTCAGCATTCTGCTGTACCTAACACAGTAGCCCTTCCACAAGACAGCAACTTAGACCCCATTCCTAGCAAGAACCATCCGCCCCAGACAGGCAGTCCAGTGAAGCGCAAGAAAGCTACTCCCTCAAACCTCGAACCGATGCCACTACAGAGCCACAGCACTGCAAGTAACAGGATACCTAGCAAAGGAGCTACCAATCCAAGCCTGTTTATTGAAGAGATCCAGAGCTCCCAAGGCATAATCAAGAGCAGAGCCCTGAGTATAGAG gCTGCAGAGAAAGAATGGGAGGAGAAACGCTTGAACATGGCTCAGTATGATGGGAAGGAGTTTGAGAAAATCCTCCAGCAGGCTGAAGCCAACATACTAAGAGGCATCTCCAACCTGGTGGTGACCAGTGGAGTGGATGGTTCACTTGCACCCCCTGCTGTCCCAGAGAATGTAACAGAGAAACCAGACACTGCAGTGGTCAGCATTGCAAAAG AAAACCCACTATCAGACTTAAGTACGGAGAAGACCGAGAAGCTGTCCAGACCAGCTACAGCAGAAGTGGAGAAATCAGCCACACCCAGTCTggagaaaaagaacagagtCAGCACTCAGGATGGAACACCAAAGCTGATCATGGAGAAAATCAGCAAGTCCCCTCCTCCGCCTCCACCACGCAAAAATTCCTCCTCCAGCACTGGTCTCACTACCACACGCTCAGGAGAAGTGGTCTTCACCGGGAGAAAGGACTCTGTCTCCACACAG GAGGGAGAGGATACCCCTGCATCTCCTCAGACTAAAACAGAGACTCCCCCAGAGGTTAAGAACAAGCCTTCCACCCCTCCTCCTTCAAAAGTTGCTTCACCCATAAccgaggaggaagatgaaggtgaAAAGATCATGGCAGAGCTACAG GTTTTCCAGAAGTGCCCCAATCAGGGCACTGGACTCAAGGGTGCTGTAGAGCACACTCGAGTTGAGCCTCAGGTCAGGGAGATAAGGCCAGGTGTCATACCACCCCTCAGAGAGAAAAAG CAGAATTCTGAGCATCGAGAAGACCAGAACACTGACATAGATGAGAATGGAAACAACACTCGCCATCAGAGTCCTGGG GTCATCTACTATGTCACGGGGCAAATCTCCAAGGATACAACTGGACTGGAGGAGCCAATCGAGTTCAGAGGCCAAAGTCTTTGCCCTCCCACACAGGTGTCACATGTCAATGCTTCTGACCAATCCCAAAGACATCAGCAGGTTGTGACTGATGGCCACACCAGTATTCCTGATAGTAATGGTCTAGTAAGACCCCAAGGGCCCAGCATGCGTCCCCAGAAATCACTGTCCCTCTTGGTTTCACAGAAGGCAAGTTTTACCTCCCCAATGGAGGAGCCTACCAGTCCCACCCAAGGGACACTTCATACAGTCAAAGCTGCTCCTCTGCAGGTCAGCATAGAAGAGAAGGTAGAGGTCCCTCTGGTGCGCCATGTGTCAGCTTCCTCGCCAGTAGAGGAGGTTTTGCTAATCCATTCAGAAGAGAATTCGGGATTCAAATCAGCAGGTGAGCTGCAAGTGCAGGTGCGAAAGTATGACAAAGAAGAAGAGTGTGATGAAGGGGCAGGTCTGAGTCCTGATCTTCCAGGGGAGGaagccccaccccctcctgATAACATTGCCTTCATGATCACCAACAGCAAAGTCCAGCCTCTCTCCACTGGTGAATACCAGAACCTTGTTAATGCCAAGAAGGGAAATGTACAGACAGTCACTGTAGGTAAAAGGGACAGCACAGCCTCTGTGTCAACAGCAGATACTGAGCGCAACAATAATAAGAAGCCAGTTATCATCATCTTTGATGAACCCATGGACATTCGTTCTGCATACAAGCGCCTCTCCACTATTTTTGAGTGTGAGGAGGACCTGGAGCGAATGCTGTCAGAAGAGCGGATCGAGGAGGAAAGTGAGGAgtatgaggaagaagaggaaaacTGTGAAGGATTGCAGGTAAAACACAGACCTCCATGGGGAAAGGTGTATGATGGAAAATGCCCAGAGGGGGTGATCTCTTCTTCAGTCAGTGAAGATCAGAATTGCAACATGCGCAAATCGTCGTCTTCATCATGCTCATCCTTGTCAGAGGGCTCTGTGGATGCTAAACAGGATTTCAAGAAGAAATTTAAGTTTAAATTCCCCAAGAAGCAGCTAGCAGCTCTGACCCAGGCCCTCCGGTCAGGAAACAAGTCTGGAAAGAAGACTTTGCAAGTTGTGGTctatgaggatgaggaagagtaTGATGGGACTATCAGGCAGCAGAAGGAGGCCAAGCGTTTTGAGATAGTCAGGTCAGCACCATCAGCACCTACCTCATCTGAGAACTTGAAACCAAGTAGTGCCTCTTCTGCAGACCCTTATTGTCGGACAGATGAGATTCGTAAAAGCACCTACAAGACTCTGGACAGCCTGGAGCAGACCATCAAACAGCTGGAAACCACCATTAATGAAATGGGCcctcaggcatctgaggagAAGTCCAAACCCCCTGAGTTGCCCAAGTCGGAAGGCTTCCAAACTACTGAAATGACGGAGCAGAGCAAGCCACCACCTACTTCCTTGTCCAAAATTCTTGGGCACAGGTCTCAGCCAAGCAAGGGACCCAACCTCAAGAAGAAACCCAAGCCACAGCTCCTGCCTCGACCTGCAACCATACCTTCAGCTGGGGtctctgtcacaccagtccCTACCCAAAAG AACCCAACAGCAGTATCGCCCACTAGTCGGATGCCAGTGCCTGCGTCTGTGAAGGCCAGACAGCAGACGGGCGCATCAGACAGGACATCCAAACAGCAAAAACTGCAGGACTCTCAGAGGCAGTTACGCCAG GCTAATGGAAGTGCTAAAAGATCTGCTGGAGATCACAAAACCACTTCCCCTCCTGTGTCTGCCTCTAAAATCCCAGCTTTTTCCTCTAGCTCAGGAAAAGGCCTGTCCCAATCTGCACCTAACTCAGATGCCACTAATTCCATTAACTCTTCATTGCATCCTttatcctcctcttcctcgctccCTCCCCCTCACAAATCCTCTATCCCCAGCCCTCGTCCTGCCCCTAACTCCTCCTCTCACATTCCATCTCTGTCTAACGGAGCTTTGAAACTAGCCCCGCCCACTCACAACACTAAAGGCCTCTCCTTCTCTACACAGACGCAAAACGGTCGCccctccttctcttcctcctccaactccccctcctcttcctcccactCCTCTTTGTCACCCACTTTATTGGGTCAGGGCATGAAGAGCATCCGCACCATACACACCCCAAGCTTCACCACCAGCTACAACCGGACACAAAATGGGAACAGCAGCAAAAGTGCCATCCCCACCATTACATCAGTCAAGGACACGGCCTAG